GGTTCGAGTCTTCGATATGTGGTCGAGCAGTCGAAATCTGTTGTCTGCGTGGTTCATGTCGACTACTTGGACGAAATGGTAAAGATGTGTTCGGATCTGCCATCGGTTCGCGCATTTATCGTGGTGGGAGGTGGGGGGAAGAATGGCGTTCGCAGTGCCTTGCCATCTGTCTATTACGCTGATTCTCTTGTCCAAGAGGGAAAGTCGGTTCATCGGCTTGACGACGAAGAAGCGTCCAATGGCGAATTCGGCATCGTCTACACCTCGGGCACGACTGGGAAGTCCAAGGGTGTGCGCATGTCATGGGCGCTGCTGGCGCGATTGTTCGGTGGCACTCCGTTTGACGCGCTAACTGACGAGGACACGTGGTACCTCCCGTTGCCGATGTCGCACCTGGCGGGAATGGCGGCCGTTCACAGTGCTGCTGCCGCCGGTTCGATGGTAGTTTTGCGTGACGGTTGGAGAACGCAGGACTTCTGGGACGATGTTTCTGAATATGGTTGCACTGCTTCCATTCTGGGTGGATCGATGGCATCGTTCCTCCTGAAGTCTCCGCCGACGACGCTGGAGAACTCGACATCGCTGCGGTACCTGTCGGTTACGCCGATTCCCGCCGACGTTGCACAGTTTCAAAGTCGTTTCGGCGTTCAGATCTTCACGCTCTGGGGCTTGAGTGAAACCGGTTCGGTGACCTACTCCGAACTCGGGCCGCAATGCCCTGGAACCTGCGGTCGACTGCGGCCAGGCGATCAGCTGCGACTGGTCGACGCGGATGGAAATGATGTTGCCGACGGTGAGGTGGGTGAGGCGTGGGTCAAAGCACCGCACGACGGCCTGACCGCCGGGTACTTCGACATGCCCGCCGAAACAGCCGCGGTATTCGTCGACGGATGGTTCCACTCGGGTGATCTGCTGCGCCGCGATGAGGGCGGCAACTACTATTTTGTCGGACGCTTGAAGGACTCGATCAGGCGTAGCGGCGAAAATGTTTCAGCAGCGGAACTAGAACAAGAAGTCAACGCTCACAACAAGGTCCGCGACAGTGCTGCCGTCGGTGTTCCGTCGGGATACGGTGACGAAGACATCAAAGTATTTGTCGAGGTGCTTCCGGGTGAAGACTTCGATGCCGACGAGCTCCGCGAGTTCCTGCGTAGCAGAGTTCCCAAATTCATGATCCCGCGCTATATCCAGGTGATCGACGTGCTTCCGCGCACGGACACAGGTCGCGTCAAGAAAGATCAGCTGCGTGCGCTGTCGGCCACCTGACCATTCATCAGTTGAGAACCGGCCGATCGCCAGATCGGCAGGGTAGTTCAGAACGTCGGGAACACCCGACGGACTCATTCGAGCCAGAGGTAACGATATGAATCCGAACACTTCGATCAATGCTGCCCGGAAACAGGGAGTTTCGCGAGTAATGAGCAAACCGGCGCTGGTTCTGGCTATCGCCGGTGTCAGTGCGCTTGGTCTTGTCGGGTGTTCGTCATCCGAAGAGGACTCGGGCACGATCAAGGTTGCGGTCGTGGGGGACATGACGGGAAGCGGCGCCGCAGTGGCCGGCCCGTTGGACGCCGGATTCCGTACGTACATCCGGTCGGTGAACGATTCGGGTGGCGTCAACGGCACCACGATCGAGTTGCCATCGACCTTCGACACGCAATCCGACGCGACCACGGCACGCTCACAATACGAACGAGCGCTTGCCGACTCGCCGATCGCTCTGGCAAATCTGGCGCTGACGTCTCAGATTCAGGCGGGTATTCCGGTCCTGACCACCGCGGACACTCCGGTGCTCAGCGCAGGACCGGAGTCGACTTTGCTTGGTCCGCCACCGGTTCCGTGGTTCTTCAGTATCACCGCAGGTGTCCAGACTCAGGCGGAATTACAGGTGGCCAAAGCTCAGCAGTTGCTCGGCGGGAGTCTTACAGGAAAGAAGATTGCCATCGTGTATGTCGAAACGCCGGGTGGGGAAGCATGGATGAAATCCGCCAGGACTCAGATCGAGGCAGCGGGTGCCACTGTGATCAACCCAGTTCCCGCACCGCTGCAGTTGACGTCGTTCCCGCAAGCGGCCCCACTTGCCGCGGCAGCACCGGATCTGGTTATGACATTCTTCTTCGGCAACGACAATGTGCCGGGCTTTCAGGCACTCCAGGATGCCGGGTACAGCGGACCGATCGTCGCAAACGTATCGGTCACGGCATCGATTCTCGAGCGCGCCAAGAACCCGAACATCTACGCGATGAGCTACAACCCGATGGTGCCCCCGGCCGCGGTGAGCAAGGCAATTTCGGACGCAGGCTACGGAAATTTCGCCAACGATCCGTGGGCTGAGGTCGGCTACGGGCAGGCAGCGGTCCTGGTCGAGGCACTCGAGACGTGTGGTGAGGATTGCGATACCGCTTCTCTGATGTCGTCTTTGCAGGATGTTCGTGACTTCAACACTCCGGAAGGAGTTTTCGACGGAGTTCTCGGATTTTCTGCCGACGACCATACGGCTGTGAATGCGGTGTCTTTCTACACCTGGAGTAGTGCGGGAGTTACACCCTCAGGGGATCTCGTCACTCGCAAGTCGGTTGGATAGCTCATGTCGACTGTGCTCGAAGCTCAGAATCTGAGCGTCAGGTATCCCAGTGGTGCCCTCGGAATTCTCGATGTGTCGCTGCGCGTCGGCGCGGGACAGGTCGTGACACTGCTGGGAGCGAACGGCGCCGGTAAGACCACGACGGTACGAGCCTGTACCGGATTCCTCCCGTCTGAGGGCGCCCGCGTTGTGCGAGGCAGTGTGTCGGTCCTGGGCGAGACGATGAACAACCGAAAGCCGCACGAATTCTCGCAGCGCGGAGTCGCGTTCATTCCGGAGCGACACAAGGTGATTCCCGCAATGACGGTGCGGGAGAACCTGTCGATGGTTCGCACCAGACCGGATGGCCGTAGTCGAAAAGAGGGTCTCGAATTTGTCTTCGACCTGTTTCCGATGGTTCGGGACAAGCTCAACAGTCCCGCCGGCCTTCTCAGTGGCGGCCAGCAACAGATGTTGGCGCTCGGGCGAGCTCTGATTGCCAGTCCACTGCTGCTTGTCGTAGACGAGATCACGTTGGGTCTGCATCGGAGTATGCATCCGCAGTTGGTCAAGGCAGTCCGAACGATTGCCGATAGCGGGGTGTCAGTACTACTTGTAGACGAGAGCACTTCCTTCGCAGTCGGTGTTTCCGATTACTGCTATCTCATCGCCGGTGGCGAACTCGTGTCATCAGGGACGGCATCGGACTATCTCGCCGGCCCGGCGGATTCTGCTGAAGTCGGGAGCACGTTATGACGAATGGAAATTCTCAACCTGTGGCTCGTTTAGATTCTGTCACAGCCGAATTCGGAGCCTTGCGAGCTCTGGATGACGTCAGTTTCGATATTGCCCGCGGTGAGATACTGGCGGTAGTTGGTGCAAACGGTGCAGGGAAAAGCACCCTTCTCAACGCTTTATGTGGTCTGATTCCGCTCAGTGGTGGTCGAATAGAGCTGGCGAACAAGCGAATTGACAATATTCCGACGCGCCGTATTGCTCGGGCAGGCGTGACGCGTTCGTTCCAGGAACCACGACTCATCGAAGCTGAGAACGTTCATTCCAACGTGATGCTCGGGATGTTCATGTCCACCGGATACTCGGTTGCCTCGCAACTGCTCGCGCCGTGGAAGGTGCGACGAAGGGAAGCCGGACTAGTGGATCGGGCCGAAGAGATCCTCGTTGAGCTGGGACTAGGCGGTCGCGGAGAAGACATGCCGGACGCGCTGTCGTACGGCGAACGCAAGTTGGTCGACATCGCACGTGCATTGGCGGGCTCGCCGACCATCCTCCTTCTGGACGAGCCGTCGTCCGGCCTCGACCGTGCCGAGCGTGCGGTTGTGGAATCGCTGTTGCTCGAGTGGGGTAAGTCCGGCCAGCGCACTGTCGTGATGGTCGAACATCACCTGGACCTGGTTGGTTCCACCGCTCATCGGGTGCTGTGCCTCGAGGCCGGTGCCGTGATGATGATCGGCCAGACGGACGACGTCCTCACGTCCGAAGAATTCGGACGAAGTCTCGGAGGTGCGGTCCCCGACGTGGTGAGGACACCGACGGACTCTGCGGGGCCGATTGCAGGTCGACCTTCAACCGAAAGCGTGGGTACGAAGTGAATACCGTTATATCGACACTGTTCTCGGGGCTGACTCTTGGTGGTCTTTACGCACTGGTCGGACTTGGCTTGGTTCTGATCTACCGAGCAACTGGTGTATTCAACTTCGCCCATGGACAACTGATGTTGTTTGCGGCCTATCTCGTCGGCTACTGGACGTCGAATGGATGGGGAAACGTTGCCGCAATTTTTGCCTCCCTCGCGGTTGTGGCCGTCATCGGCATGGGGTCCCATCTTGCGTTTCTCCGGCGAACAATCGGGCGTCCGGAGTTCATGGCGGTGATTGCTGCGTTGGGGTTGGCAACAGTTCTCGACGGTGTCATGGGTATTGCCTTCGGCTCGACCCAGTACACGTTGCATTTCCCGGGTACTGGGGACGGTACGGTCGATATTCTCGGCTCGACAATGTCGGGCCGCAGCATCGTCATCTTCGTATTCAGTGTCGTACTGATTGCGGTGGTTGCTGCCGTGCTCCGATTTACAACGGTTGGTGTCCGGTTACGCGCTGCTGGTCAAGCACCGCTGCTGACGAGCCAAGCCGGAATCAACATCTCGCGGTACTACCTGGTCGCCTGGGCGATCGGAGCCGCTCTTGCCGGCGTGGCGGGTGTCGTCTACGGCAGCGTCTACGTCGCTAATCCTGCGATGGTCGCAATTGTCTTCTCCACGCTTCCTGCCATCTTCCTGGGCGGCCTCGACAGTGTTCCCGGAGCCTTGGTCGGCGGTTTGACCATCGGAATCTTGCAGAACTTCGCTGCTGTCTATCTCGGCGGCGAAGTATCTGTACTCGTTGTGTACCTGATTCTCATCGGAGTCCTGGTCGTCCGGCCCCATGGTTTGTTCGGTACACCCGAAATCGTGAAGGTGTGAGTATCCATGACACTGACAGTCGAAAAAGCTTCGACAGCAGCCGCACCGCGAGTGCGAAAGCCTTTGATTTCCAAGGCTCCTCGTAGCCTCTGGTTGATGCTCGCGGTTGCCGCGATCGGTATCACCGTGGCTTCGACACAGTCGTCCTACACCGTTCTTGTATTGAACACGGCCCTACTCGCCTGTATCGGGGCGCTGGCGCTGAACCTTCTGATGGGAACTGCAGGCCAGATTTCGATCGGAAATGCCGCTTTCCTCGCCCTGGGCGCGTTCGGTGCTGTTTTTGCCCAGCGCGCTGGGTGGGCCTTTCCCGTCGACGTGATTTTCGGAACTGTCGTCGCAGCGCTCGGCGGTTTGGTGGTTGCGATTCCGGCGCTCCGGATCCGAGGGCTGTACTTGGCGCTCGTGAGCCTGGCAGCAACGTTTATCGTGGCCTATGTTGCGCACAGCTACCAATCCTCAGCAGTCGGTGAAGGTGCTTTCATCATCGAACCGGTATTCCGTGGCGGACTGCTGAAAGCGCAGCAGATGTGGACGTGGACCTTGCTGCCGATCGTGGCGGTAGTGATTGTCATGGTCTCTGTTCTCATGCGCGGCAAATCAGGGCGCACTCTCCGGCTGATTCGAGATCACGAGGTTGTCGCCGGTGTGGTCGGAGTTCGGGTCGCCGGCTACAAGTTCGGCGTATTTGCCTTCACTTCGGGCCTGATCGGAATGCAAGGGGCACTCAGCGTCCACTTGCTCGGAAGTCTGTCCTCGACAACATTTACGTTGGTTGTGGCTATCTCATACGTTGCGATGGTGTTCATCGGTGGTATCGACACGTTGTGGGGCCCGGTGATCGGCGCCTTTGTCGTGATCGGATTGCCGTTGCTCATCCCGCAGGTGTTCGGCGTATTCGGAGGAGCCGACAGTTTCGAAAAATACGTTCCTCAACTTACGCAGATCATCTACGGCGGTCTTGTCATTGTTTTTGCCACAGCCGTTCAAGGCGGTCTTGTCGGTGCCGTCAAACGCTCCGTTCAATCGTGGTTCAACCGCAGGAACGCTCGAAACGCGGGGGGAGTCCTACCGCAGTAGATCAGGACTGACAGTCGATCATTTTCGCACTATTCCCCAGGAGCTCTCATGAAATTTGGAATGCTCGTAATTCCTTCTGCAGCAAAGGGAACATCGTTCCCTGAGGCAATCGCACAGTGCATCGAACAGGCCGAGATCGCCGAAGCCAACGGGTTCGACTTCTGTTTGGTTCCCGAACACCACCAGTCACGAGGATTCATCCCATCGTCGCTGCTTGTGGCGGCCGCGATTGCGTCCAGAACAACAACACTCCGGATCGGTACCGGTATCTCGCTGATCGGCCTCAAACACCCCATGCAGGTTGTCGAGGAGTTCCATTCGCTCGATGCCATCTCCGGTGGACGCGCAATCGCGGGTGTTGGAATGGGTTACTGGGAACAGGATTTCACCATGTTCGGGCTGAAAGTGAACCAGCGTCCGAGCCGCTTCGAAGATGCATTGAACGTGCTGAAACAAGCTCGGACAGAACGCTCCATCAACTACGTCGGGCGCCGGACCACCGTCGACAACGTCAAGGTCATGCCGCCGCCGACGCAGCCAGGCGGCGTGCCGATCTGGATGGGTTCGTCCTCGGACAAGGGAGTAGAAAGGGCGGGAAAGTTTGCCGACAGCCTGTTCATCGACCAGTTGACGGACACGGATCGAGCCGTCGAGATGAATGACATTTATCAGAAAAGTGCAGCGGAGCATGGCAACAAAGTCTCGCTCATTTTGCAGCGTCACACCGCTATTGCCGATAGCAAAATGGCCGCACAGGAGATCATCGAACCGCCGGTGATGCGAACTCTTCGGTCGTACTGGGAAAAGGGTGCTCCCGATCTGTCGACAGCATGGCAAACCGCGAAACAGGCGTCCGACATCGTTTTCGATGATTTCCAGCATCGATTCGTCTACGGAAATGCCGATGATTGTGAGCAATCGATTAGAGCGTGGGAGCAGCATATGCAGGTCGACATGATGTTGCCGCTCTTTCACACGGCGACGGGTCCGACTCATGATGTCGTGTGCGAGCAACTTCGCCGATTCGGTTCCGAAGTAATTCCTCGCTTTGCCTGATCACACAGCATGGTGCTCGATCGTGACGCGAATGCTCACGTTGAAATCGAATATCTCCGATGAGGAACTGACATGACATATCAATACATTCGCTACGAGCACGTCGAAACGGATATCGTCCGCATACTCCTCGCGCGCCCAGAGAAAAGAAACGCTCAGAATCTGGGGATGCTGTACGAAATCGACGATGCGTTTACTCGCGCCGGTGCAGACGAGTCGGTCAAGGTCGTGATACTTGCAGGCGATGGCCCTGACTTCTCGGCAGGCCACGACACCAGTCCCGGCACCGGCATCAATGTAGATATGGTCGATGTTCTGGATAAACCCGTTGTGGTGCAGTCGGTTCGGGGAAGTAAACCTGGCATCGAAGGTTGGATGGAATTGGAATGTGACGCGTTCTTGGGGCTCTCGCGTAGATGGCGGGACTTTCCGAAGCCAACCATCGCCCAGGTTCAGGGAAATGTGATCGGCGGCGGCCTTATGTTGGTGTGGCCGTGTGATCTCATCGTAGCGGCAGACAATACGTCGTTCCGTGATCCCATCGTCGCCTTTAACGTCAACGGTCACGAGTACTTCACACATGTGTGGGAGTTGGGCGCGCGCAGGGCAAAGGAATTTCTGTTTACCGGAGATGCAATATTTGCGGACGAAGCTCGCCGTGTTGGCATGGTTAATCATGTCGTCTCGCTCGAGGAACTTGCCGGCTTCACCGAGGACCTCGCACGCAGGATCGCGAGAAATCCTGCATTCGGTCTTCGGTTGGCGAAGATGAGTGTCAACAGTTCGCTCGACAGCCAGGGACAGTCCGAAGCTCTGCGGACGGCATTCGCGTATCATCAACTGGCACATGCTCACAACCTCGGTCAGACGGGGACGCTGGTCGAGCCGGGATCCCTCGAAGAGGTCCGTAAGCGTATTCGCCAGTCATCTTGACCACAGGTGAATCGAGTGCTGAGGATGAAGAGGTAAACGGGTGGCAGATACACGAGCGGCGGACTCGAAAGAGCGGATACTGCAAGGAGCCACAAAAGTTTTTGCAGAAAAGGGTTATCTCGGTGCAAGCATGACCGACGTCGAGCGTGCGTCGGATGTGAGACGTGGAACGCTTTACTATCACATTGCCAACAAAGAGGCACTGCTCTTCGAAGTATGTGACCGCCTCATGACGGCGATGGTCTCGGATTGGCAGGACGTCATGAGTGCGAACGTCGACTCCGAAGAACGTGTCAGGTTGTTCGGGCGTTTGATGATGCGTCAGATATCGCATAATCGCCAGGCAATTCAGGTTTTCTTCCGAGATTGGGTGTGGCTCGAAGGCGACCTGCGGGCGCAGATCGAGAAATCACTGCACGACTACGAACAAGGCGTGATGAATATGCTCGCCGGGGGAGTAGCGGAGAATCGGTTCTCGATGTCGGGTCGGCTACCGGCGTACGGCCTGCTGGGTCTGTTCATACATGCGTACACATGGTTCGATCCGGATGGTCCAGCGACAGCAGAGGAAGTCGCCGATCAGTTTTCTGACCTCGTTCTGAACGGATTGCTTGTACGTAAGTGAGTCTGTCGGCCAAAGTCGGTGAACTTGTCGAGGTAAGAGGCTGCTTCGTGGCCAGGTTTGCATTCTGGCTCCTGGCCGCCTAGCCTCACTCACATGAAGCGCATTCTCGTAGTACACCGCCGTAGCGGGGTCTGAATCGGACCGACCCCCCGCTGCGGGTCGTCGTGCTACCAGTTGGTCCTCCACTTCATTCCAGGAAGACCACGACAATGACTTACAACTTCGCTTTCGCTTCTGATTCTGCTTTTTCCTTTGCCGGTGATCCTTTTGCCGCGCGACATGGAAAATCCCTGCCTACCGGCCTGCGTTCCGAATGCGCTGAGATGTCGTGGAACGAATTCGAATCCACGTACGCGGCAATGAGTGGTCCGATCCGTCTGGGTGCATGGTCGAGCGAGAAGATCGCACCCGGTCGCTGGGCGTACGAAGCGACTCTCGGTCTGGGGGAGCGCATCGCGACGGCATCCGCCACCGCAACCGGAGCAATTTCTGCGATGACATCGATGTTGCACGACGCAGGAATCTCGCTGGAGATTCTCTCGTTCCATCAGCACGAAATCGGCCACCGCACGGCAACCTTCATTTTCACGGAGTGCAACGGTCGCCGGAACTGGGCCATGGGCATCGGCGAGTCGGCAACCGAGTCGTCACTGCGTGCGATGACGTCGGCAGCCAACCGCTTCGCGAACTGAAGAGTCGAACTCACGATCCGCACGCACTGATCCGGAACCCTGACAGGGTTCCG
The nucleotide sequence above comes from Rhodococcus sp. KBS0724. Encoded proteins:
- a CDS encoding class I adenylate-forming enzyme family protein, with amino-acid sequence MTIQALGSLVERQCESNAHRRFLVEVGGRGVTYGELRSSARAWAAALSEPGIQVGDNVALMMPTSIDWVASWAGVGAVGARCVAVHASLLGSSLRYVVEQSKSVVCVVHVDYLDEMVKMCSDLPSVRAFIVVGGGGKNGVRSALPSVYYADSLVQEGKSVHRLDDEEASNGEFGIVYTSGTTGKSKGVRMSWALLARLFGGTPFDALTDEDTWYLPLPMSHLAGMAAVHSAAAAGSMVVLRDGWRTQDFWDDVSEYGCTASILGGSMASFLLKSPPTTLENSTSLRYLSVTPIPADVAQFQSRFGVQIFTLWGLSETGSVTYSELGPQCPGTCGRLRPGDQLRLVDADGNDVADGEVGEAWVKAPHDGLTAGYFDMPAETAAVFVDGWFHSGDLLRRDEGGNYYFVGRLKDSIRRSGENVSAAELEQEVNAHNKVRDSAAVGVPSGYGDEDIKVFVEVLPGEDFDADELREFLRSRVPKFMIPRYIQVIDVLPRTDTGRVKKDQLRALSAT
- a CDS encoding ABC transporter substrate-binding protein — encoded protein: MSKPALVLAIAGVSALGLVGCSSSEEDSGTIKVAVVGDMTGSGAAVAGPLDAGFRTYIRSVNDSGGVNGTTIELPSTFDTQSDATTARSQYERALADSPIALANLALTSQIQAGIPVLTTADTPVLSAGPESTLLGPPPVPWFFSITAGVQTQAELQVAKAQQLLGGSLTGKKIAIVYVETPGGEAWMKSARTQIEAAGATVINPVPAPLQLTSFPQAAPLAAAAPDLVMTFFFGNDNVPGFQALQDAGYSGPIVANVSVTASILERAKNPNIYAMSYNPMVPPAAVSKAISDAGYGNFANDPWAEVGYGQAAVLVEALETCGEDCDTASLMSSLQDVRDFNTPEGVFDGVLGFSADDHTAVNAVSFYTWSSAGVTPSGDLVTRKSVG
- a CDS encoding ABC transporter ATP-binding protein is translated as MSTVLEAQNLSVRYPSGALGILDVSLRVGAGQVVTLLGANGAGKTTTVRACTGFLPSEGARVVRGSVSVLGETMNNRKPHEFSQRGVAFIPERHKVIPAMTVRENLSMVRTRPDGRSRKEGLEFVFDLFPMVRDKLNSPAGLLSGGQQQMLALGRALIASPLLLVVDEITLGLHRSMHPQLVKAVRTIADSGVSVLLVDESTSFAVGVSDYCYLIAGGELVSSGTASDYLAGPADSAEVGSTL
- a CDS encoding ABC transporter ATP-binding protein; the protein is MARLDSVTAEFGALRALDDVSFDIARGEILAVVGANGAGKSTLLNALCGLIPLSGGRIELANKRIDNIPTRRIARAGVTRSFQEPRLIEAENVHSNVMLGMFMSTGYSVASQLLAPWKVRRREAGLVDRAEEILVELGLGGRGEDMPDALSYGERKLVDIARALAGSPTILLLDEPSSGLDRAERAVVESLLLEWGKSGQRTVVMVEHHLDLVGSTAHRVLCLEAGAVMMIGQTDDVLTSEEFGRSLGGAVPDVVRTPTDSAGPIAGRPSTESVGTK
- a CDS encoding branched-chain amino acid ABC transporter permease, translated to MNTVISTLFSGLTLGGLYALVGLGLVLIYRATGVFNFAHGQLMLFAAYLVGYWTSNGWGNVAAIFASLAVVAVIGMGSHLAFLRRTIGRPEFMAVIAALGLATVLDGVMGIAFGSTQYTLHFPGTGDGTVDILGSTMSGRSIVIFVFSVVLIAVVAAVLRFTTVGVRLRAAGQAPLLTSQAGINISRYYLVAWAIGAALAGVAGVVYGSVYVANPAMVAIVFSTLPAIFLGGLDSVPGALVGGLTIGILQNFAAVYLGGEVSVLVVYLILIGVLVVRPHGLFGTPEIVKV
- a CDS encoding branched-chain amino acid ABC transporter permease, whose protein sequence is MTLTVEKASTAAAPRVRKPLISKAPRSLWLMLAVAAIGITVASTQSSYTVLVLNTALLACIGALALNLLMGTAGQISIGNAAFLALGAFGAVFAQRAGWAFPVDVIFGTVVAALGGLVVAIPALRIRGLYLALVSLAATFIVAYVAHSYQSSAVGEGAFIIEPVFRGGLLKAQQMWTWTLLPIVAVVIVMVSVLMRGKSGRTLRLIRDHEVVAGVVGVRVAGYKFGVFAFTSGLIGMQGALSVHLLGSLSSTTFTLVVAISYVAMVFIGGIDTLWGPVIGAFVVIGLPLLIPQVFGVFGGADSFEKYVPQLTQIIYGGLVIVFATAVQGGLVGAVKRSVQSWFNRRNARNAGGVLPQ
- a CDS encoding LLM class flavin-dependent oxidoreductase; this translates as MKFGMLVIPSAAKGTSFPEAIAQCIEQAEIAEANGFDFCLVPEHHQSRGFIPSSLLVAAAIASRTTTLRIGTGISLIGLKHPMQVVEEFHSLDAISGGRAIAGVGMGYWEQDFTMFGLKVNQRPSRFEDALNVLKQARTERSINYVGRRTTVDNVKVMPPPTQPGGVPIWMGSSSDKGVERAGKFADSLFIDQLTDTDRAVEMNDIYQKSAAEHGNKVSLILQRHTAIADSKMAAQEIIEPPVMRTLRSYWEKGAPDLSTAWQTAKQASDIVFDDFQHRFVYGNADDCEQSIRAWEQHMQVDMMLPLFHTATGPTHDVVCEQLRRFGSEVIPRFA
- a CDS encoding enoyl-CoA hydratase: MTYQYIRYEHVETDIVRILLARPEKRNAQNLGMLYEIDDAFTRAGADESVKVVILAGDGPDFSAGHDTSPGTGINVDMVDVLDKPVVVQSVRGSKPGIEGWMELECDAFLGLSRRWRDFPKPTIAQVQGNVIGGGLMLVWPCDLIVAADNTSFRDPIVAFNVNGHEYFTHVWELGARRAKEFLFTGDAIFADEARRVGMVNHVVSLEELAGFTEDLARRIARNPAFGLRLAKMSVNSSLDSQGQSEALRTAFAYHQLAHAHNLGQTGTLVEPGSLEEVRKRIRQSS
- a CDS encoding TetR/AcrR family transcriptional regulator, which produces MADTRAADSKERILQGATKVFAEKGYLGASMTDVERASDVRRGTLYYHIANKEALLFEVCDRLMTAMVSDWQDVMSANVDSEERVRLFGRLMMRQISHNRQAIQVFFRDWVWLEGDLRAQIEKSLHDYEQGVMNMLAGGVAENRFSMSGRLPAYGLLGLFIHAYTWFDPDGPATAEEVADQFSDLVLNGLLVRK
- a CDS encoding alpha-isopropylmalate synthase regulatory domain-containing protein, which encodes MTYNFAFASDSAFSFAGDPFAARHGKSLPTGLRSECAEMSWNEFESTYAAMSGPIRLGAWSSEKIAPGRWAYEATLGLGERIATASATATGAISAMTSMLHDAGISLEILSFHQHEIGHRTATFIFTECNGRRNWAMGIGESATESSLRAMTSAANRFAN